Proteins from a genomic interval of Hydrogenophaga sp. PAMC20947:
- the rplO gene encoding 50S ribosomal protein L15, producing MELNTIKPSEGSKHAKRRVGRGIGSGLGKTAGRGHKGQKSRTGGYHKVGFEGGQMPMQRRLPKRGFKSAQLQFNAEVTLTDLNGLSVADVDMLVLKQAGLVAHIAKRVKVIKTGELTRVVNLKSIGATAGAKQAIEAAGGSVV from the coding sequence ATGGAACTCAATACCATCAAGCCTTCCGAAGGCTCCAAGCACGCCAAGCGTCGCGTGGGTCGTGGCATCGGCTCTGGCCTGGGCAAGACCGCTGGTCGTGGCCACAAAGGTCAAAAATCGCGTACGGGTGGCTACCACAAGGTCGGCTTCGAAGGCGGTCAGATGCCTATGCAGCGCCGGTTGCCCAAGCGTGGTTTCAAGTCCGCTCAACTGCAGTTCAACGCCGAAGTGACCTTGACCGACCTGAATGGTCTGTCGGTTGCCGATGTTGATATGTTGGTGCTCAAGCAGGCAGGGCTCGTGGCCCACATCGCCAAGCGCGTCAAAGTGATCAAAACGGGCGAATTGACCCGTGTTGTGAATTTGAAGAGCATTGGTGCAACCGCTGGTGCCAAGCAAGCTATCGAAGCCGCTGGCGGCTCGGTGGTCTGA